In a genomic window of Punica granatum isolate Tunisia-2019 chromosome 6, ASM765513v2, whole genome shotgun sequence:
- the LOC116211767 gene encoding uncharacterized protein LOC116211767, with amino-acid sequence MGNSLRCCIACVLPCGALDLVRVVHLNGYVEEITRPITAAEFLKSYPNHVLSLPCSQGVARRILILSPDSELKRGCIYFLIPSSSLPPDSNNKNRKKRDDKSGNKQSSSSCNLQDNRSSNNKIRRSVNDTSPPEPDTGAVSGSGSYGQHQVRETGDIGKRCLQGRDRRHHSRTASWLPHLESIAED; translated from the coding sequence ATGGGCAACAGCTTGAGGTGTTGCATAGCGTGTGTTCTTCCCTGTGGAGCTCTAGACCTCGTTAGGGTCGTCCATCTCAACGGCTACGTCGAAGAAATAACCCGCCCCATTACCGCAGCGGAGTTCCTCAAGTCCTATCCGAATCATGTCCTCAGCCTGCCCTGCTCTCAGGGGGTAGCCCGTCGAATCCTCATCCTCTCTCCTGATTCCGAGCTCAAGAGAGGCTGCATCTACTTCCTGATTCCATCCTCATCTCTCCCTCCTGATTCCAACAACAAGAACAGGAAGAAGAGGGACGACAAAAGCGGAAACAAGCAAAGCAGTTCCAGCTGCAACCTGCAGGACAACAGATCCTCCAATAACAAAATCAGGAGAAGTGTGAACGACACGTCTCCTCCTGAACCTGATACTGGCGCTGTCTCAGGATCAGGAAGCTACGGCCAGCATCAGGTCCGTGAAACTGGAGATATAGGAAAGAGATGCCTGCAGGGAAGAGATCGGAGGCACCATAGCCGAACTGCCAGTTGGCTGCCCCATCTTGAAAGCATTGCTGAAGACTAA